From the Lathyrus oleraceus cultivar Zhongwan6 chromosome 4, CAAS_Psat_ZW6_1.0, whole genome shotgun sequence genome, one window contains:
- the LOC127076234 gene encoding 25.3 kDa vesicle transport protein, protein MVKLTMIARVTDGLPLAEGLDDGRDLKDGEFYKQQVKALFKNLSRGLNEASRMSVESGPYIFHYIIEGRVCYLTMCDRAYPKKLAFQYLEELRNEFERVNGAQIETAARPYAFIKFDTFIQKTKKLYQDTHTQRNIAKLNDELYEVHQIMTRNVQEVLGVGEQLDQVSQMSSRLSSESRIYADKAKDLNRQALIRKWAPVAIVFGVVFLLFWLKNKIW, encoded by the exons ATGGTGAAGTTGACTATGATTGCTCGTGTTACTGATGGTCTTCCACTGGCTGAAGGACTAGATGATGGTCGAGATCTTAAAGATGGTGAATTTTACAAACAGCAAGTCAAGGCGTTGTTTAAGAATCTATCAAGAGGGCTTAATGAGGCGTCGAGGATGTCAGTTGAAAGTGGTCCTTACATTTTCCA TTATATTATAGAAGGACGGGTCTGTTACTTGACAATGTGTGATCGGGCATACCCTAAGAAACTAGCATTTCAATATCTTGAAGAGCTCAGGAATGAGTTTGAGCGTGTTAATGGGGCTCAAATCGAAACTGCTGCCAGACCTTATGCCTTCATTAAGTTTG ACACGTTTATACAGAAGACAAAGAAACTTTACCAGGATACCCATACACAGCGCAATATTGCAAAATTGAATGATGAACTTTATGAAGTCCACCAGATTATGACTCGAAATGTGCAGGAAGTTCTTGGTGTTGGTGAACAGTTGGATC AGGTCAGCCAAATGTCCAGTCGCCTATCATCAGAATCTCGCATATATGCTGACAAGGCCAAAGATTTAAATAGACAG GCTCTGATTCGAAAATGGGCTCCTGTTGCTATTGTTTTTGGAGTTGTCTTTCTGCTTTTCTGGCTCAAAAACAAAATTTGGTGA
- the LOC127076235 gene encoding potassium transporter 5 — MAIEEGFIGMEEGDIKKWKETMNKSLKERKTSLSIEAGRVSTVIDHSSKMGWIATLSLAFQSLGVVYGDIGTSPLYVLASAFPNGINHKDDILGSLSIIYYTILIFPLLKYVFIVLRANDNGNGGAFALYSLLCRHAKVSLIPNEQPEDMELSNYKLETPSNKQRLENSYFARAFLLFMTILGTTMVIGDGIFTPPMSVISAVNGISAKLSQDYVVGITILILVFLFGVQRFGTDKVGFSFAPILTVWFILIGATGIYNLFKYDVGVLRAVNPKYIVEFFQRDGKKAWMSLGGVFLCISGCEAMFADLGHFSVRAIQISFSFITLPAILAAYSGQAAYLRKFPDTVSNIFYECIPGPLYWPTFVAAVVASIIGSQAIISAAFSIVSQAMSMGCFPRVKVAHTSTSHKGQVYIPEINYILMVACIVVTAIFRSSEKLSNAYGFAIICDMTITTFLVSVVMWIVWNKKIWQIALFVVPFGSIELVYLSAQLIKFKDGGFLPLVSAIVFTVIMGIWFYAQKERYMFELKNKISSENLIKLVDDLNTNRMPGIGVLYSELVQGIPPIFPHFIANIPSIHSVVIFVSIKTIPISRVVLNERFLFRHVEPRECNIFRCIVRHGYDDLIGDSIEFESQLVQHLKEFIIEEESNYMLEVKETTIEEKDSIEALNMVEGVDNEIQFIDNAFEKGVVYMVGETEVLADPNSSFFNKIIVNAYNVLRRNFQQRHELMAIPHKRLLKVGMTYEI; from the exons ACAATGAACAAAAGCCTCAAAGAGAGAAAGACATCACTCTCTATAGAAGCGGGAAGAGTCTCCACTGTAATTGATCATTCATCCAAG ATGGGTTGGATAGCTACTCTTTCATTGGCATTTCAAAGCTTGGGAGTTGTATATGGTGATATTGGAACATCTCCACTTTATGTGCTTGCAAGTGCTTTCCCAAATGGTATTAATCATAAGGATGACATTCTTGGATCCTTATCTATCATTTATTATACTATTTTGATCTTCCCATTGCTCAAATATGTTTTTATTGTACTTCGAGCCAACGACAATGGCAATG GTGGGGCTTTTGCACTGTATTCACTATTATGTAGACATGCCAAAGTGAGTTTGATTCCAAATGAACAACCAGAAGACATGGAGCTTTCTAATTACAAATTAGAAACACCATCCAATAAACAAAGGCTTGAGAATAGTTATTTTGCACGTGCTTTTCTTTTATTTATGACTATATTGGGAACTACCATGGTTATAGGTGATGGAATTTTCACTCCACCAATGTCTGTTATTTCTGCGGTAAACGGGATCAGTGCTAAATTGAGTCAAG ATTACGTGGTTGGTATCACTATATTGATACTGGTATTCCTTTTTGGTGTGCAAAGGTTTGGTACTGACAAAGTAGGATTTTCATTTGCTCCGATTTTAACCGTGTGGTTTATATTAATCGGAGCAACGGGTATTTATAATTTATTCAAATATGATGTTGGAGTATTACGAGCTGTTAATCCGAAATATATTGTCGAGTTCTTTCAACGCGATGGAAAAAAAGCTTGGATGTCTTTAGGTGGAGTGTTTCTATGTATTTCAG GTTGTGAGGCTATGTTTGCTGATTTGGGTCACTTCAGTGTTCGAGCCATTCAA ATTAGCTTCTCTTTTATTACACTTCCAGCAATATTGGCAGCATATAGTGGACAAGCAGCTTATCTTCGAAAGTTCCCTGACACAGTGtcaaatattttttatgaatGCATACCTG GTCCCTTGTATTGGCCAACATTTGTTGCTGCTGTGGTTGCTTCCATTATAGGCAGCCAAGCAATAATTTCAGCAGCATTTTCAATTGTATCTCAAGCTATGAGTATGGGCTGTTTCCCAAGAGTAAAAGTTGCACACACATCAACTTCACATAAAGGCCAAGTTTATATTCCTGAAATCAACTATATTCTCATGGTTGCATGTATTGTAGTTACCGCTATCTTTAGAAGCTCAGAAAAACTTAGTAATGCTTATG GGTTTGCAATAATTTGTGATATGACAATCACAACATTCTTGGTTTCGGTCGTAATGTGGATCGTATGGAATAAAAAAATATGGCAAATAGCTCTCTTTGTCGTACCGTTTGGTAGCATTGAACTTGTTTATTTATCAGCACAATTGATAAAGTTCAAAGACGGTGGATTTCTTCCTCTAGTATCCGCGATCGTCTTCACCGTGATTATGGGAATATGGTTTTATGCGCAAAAAGAAAGGTACATGTTTGAACTCAAAAACAAAATTTCCTCGGAGAATTTAATAAAACTAGTTGATGACCTAAACACAAATCGCATGCCTGGAATTGGAGTTTTGTATTCCGAGCTTGTCCAAGGAATTCCCCCAATCTTTCCTCACTTCATTGCCAACATACCGTCCATTCATTCCGTTGTTATATTTGTTTCCATTAAGACCATTCCAATTAGTAGAGTTGTGTTGAACGAGAGATTTCTCTTTAGACACGTGGAGCCGAGAGAATGCAATATCTTTCGTTGCATTGTAAGGCATGGTTACGACGATTTAATCGGAGATTCCATAGAGTTTGAGTCTCAATTGGTGCAACATCTAAAGGAATTTATTATCGAAGAAGAAAGTAATTATATGCTTGAGGTTAAAGAAACAACAATAGAAGAAAAAGATTCAATTGAAGCATTGAATATGGTAGAAGGAGTTGACAATGAGATACAATTTATAGATAACGCTTTTGAGAAAGGTGTGGTGTATATGGTAGGGGAAACAGAGGTGCTGGCAGATCCAAATTCATCATTCTTCAATAAAATAATAGTGAATGCATACAATGTTTTGAGAAGAAACTTTCAACAAAGGCATGAGTTGATGGCTATCCCTCATAAGAGGCTTCTTAAGGTAGGAATGACATATGAAATTTGA